From the genome of Papaver somniferum cultivar HN1 chromosome 2, ASM357369v1, whole genome shotgun sequence, one region includes:
- the LOC113354048 gene encoding uncharacterized protein LOC113354048, which yields MRVPFILALLFFIPFMTLPNLFSITLVLRSPPGEIEKEKRNLKSDLDQNLSSPSPNYVSPFTAKVNPLDIGFNHLFKNNPPPRVKPEDLIEYAVKEGAPHKKYVWVNGILVPEFLLNVYRRTLRTKGPIFKPSTRFPEELKNDPDALFKFKVRTLGRILWAVYTTHNPTFSDPTFERRLQRVEENCGWGGHPMQSATNE from the exons ATGCGGGTACCATTTATATTGGCTTTACTTTTTTTTATTCCCTTTATGACCCTACCAAACCTTTTCTCGATAACTCTCGTACTGAGAAGTCCTCCTGGAGAGAtcgagaaggagaagagaaaccTAAAGAGTGATTTGGATCAAAACCTTTCGTCACCGTCACCAAATTATG TATCCCCCTTCACTGCCAAGGTCAATCCACTGGACATAGGGTTTAACCACCTATTTAAAAACAATCCACCACCTAGGGTTAAACCAGAGGATCTTATTGAGTATGCAGTTAAAGAGGGCGCTCCTCATAAGAAGTATGTCTGGGTCAATGGCATCCTTGTACCAGAATTCCTTCTCAATGTCTATCGCCGGACTCTGCGCACTAAGGGCCCTATCTTCAAACCATCAACTCGTTTCCCAGAAGAATTGAAGAATGATCCTGATGCATTGTTCAAGTTTAAGGTACGCACCCTCGGCAGGATTCTATGGGCCGTTTATACTACTCATAATCCAACATTCAGTGATCCTACGTTCGAAAGACGTTTACAGCGCGTGGAAGAGAATTGCGGATGGGGAGGCCATCCAATGCAATCAGCAACTAATGAGTGA